From the genome of Haloplanus vescus:
CGGCGCCGGCCACCGCGTTCTTGACCGTCCGCCGCGTGGGGTCGGTATGGAGACTCCGGACCGCATCGTCTCGCTCGCGCCCGCCGCCACCGTAACGCTCCAAGCGTTGGGCGCCGCGGACCGCCTCGTGGGCGTCACGAGCCACTGTCGGGCGGACCTCGATGCGGCCGTCCTCGGGGGGTGGCTCGACCCCGACCTCGACCGCCTCACGGACCTCGACCCCGACCTCGTCTGCACCAGCGACGCCCTCCAAGCCGACGTGCGCGACGCCCTCCGCGAACGCGGCGTCCGCGTCCACCACGTCGATGCCGTGACCCTCTCCGAAGTGCTCGACGGCTTCGCCGAACTCGGCGCCGCCGTGGGACGCCCGGCAGCGGGCGACCGACTCGCCGCCCGGAGTCACGAGCGACTGGAGCGAGTTCGAGAACGCGCGACCGACGACCGCCCGACCGTCTACTGCGAGGAGTGGGCCGACCCGCCGATGGCGGCCGGCAACTGGGTTCCAGACGTGGTCGAGGCGGCGGGCGGCCACTACCCGTTCGTCGACGCCGGCGAGCGCTCGCGGGCAGTGAGTCAGGCGGCGGTGGAGGCGGCCGACCCTGACCACGTCGTGTTCCACCTCTGCGGGCGCGGCACGGACGTGGACCCGAGCCAACTCGCCGAGCGCGGGTGGGAGGTCGACGCCAGCGTCCACGTCGTCGACGACGCCCTCCTGAACCAGCCGAGTCCGAACCTGCTCGACGGGGCCGAGCGCCTCGCCGACCTGTTTTAATCCACGTCCGGGTCCGCGGTGTCCGCGTCGGCGGCGGGCGTCGACCCCGACGCCTCGTCCACCGCACTCGTCAGGGAGACGTTGAGCGCGAGCATCGAGATACCGCCGCCAGCCACGGTGACGAGATTCTTGACGGCGTGGTCGAGCACCGCGGCGCCGAAGGCGGTCACGCCGCTCACGGGGGTCAGGCCCGCGACGAGGAGGGTAAAGGCCGCCTCGTACAGGCCGATGCCGCCCGGCGAGAGCGGGAGCACCTTGGCGAGGTTCCCGACGCTCACCGCGAAGAAACTGACCGCAACGAGCGTCGACGGCGCGAGTGGGACGTCGAACGCGGCGAGGACGAGCGCCGCTGTCACCACGTCGAGCGTCCAGATGGCGAGACTGCTCGCGCCCACGCGGACGAAGGCGCCGCGGTCGGCGGCGACCGTCTGGACGCCGGAGACAAAGCCCTCCAGAACGCCCGCCACGTAGTCGGCGTAGGAGTCCGAACTCACACGCGTGACGACCCGCCGAATCAGGTTGTCGTCGCGGCGGGCGCTCACCACGATGGCGGCGACGGCGAGAAGCGCCGCCATCGCGACGCCGACGGCGACGGTGAGTGCGACGCGGGCGCTCCGCGGGTCGACGCCGGGGACGCCGGCCGAGACGGCGTCGACGACTTGGTCGGTGGCGCCCGTGAGTACGAACCCGATGAACACCGTCCCGCCGAGGACCGTGATGGTCAGCAGGTCGAAGACGCGCTCGACGGCGAGCGAGGCAAAGCCAGTCGGGTACGGAATGCCGCGGCGGGCCTTGACCACGTACGCGCGGACGCCGTCGCCGAGTCGCGCGGGGACGACGAGGTTGCCCGTCTGACTGATGAACACGACGCCGGTGAGGAAGCCGAGGCGTTCGTCGTAGCCGAGTTCGCCCAAGATATCGCGGTAGCGCGCGCCGCGCAGGGGCCACGAGAGGAGGTAGACGACGGCCGCGAGCGCGACGAACGCGGGGTCGGCGCCCTCGAGCTCTCGCAGCACCGCTTGCGGGTCGAGATACACCGTCATGAGCGCGAGCGCGACCACCGTCAGGAGGACGCTCGCCGCGATGCTCACCCGGCGGGTGATGCGCGGGCTGACGGAGAGCTGCCACCACAGCCGGAGAATCTGACTCCCCATCCCGAACACGTCCCGGACCAGGTCGACTTTCGTGTCGCCTTTCGGCTCCCAGTCGACGGGGAACTCCTCGACGGTCAGGCCGGCGCGCTGGGCGCGAACCAGCAGTTCGGTGTCCCAGAACCAGTGGTCGTCCTCGATGTCGCGGTGGAGGCGGACGAAGGCCTCGCGGCTCATCGCTTTGAACCCGCACTGGTGGTCACAGAGCGACGAGCGCAGGAACAGGCGGACGAGGCCGTTGTACGCCCGGGACGGGACTCCGCGCTTGGCGGGGCGGTCGGCGACGCGCCCGGGCATCCAGCGCGACCCCGTGGCCACGTCAGCGTCGCCGGAGCGGACGCGCTCGACGAGTTCCTCCAGGTGACGCATGTCGGTCGCGCGGTCGGTGTCGAAGTAGACGAGGGTGTCGCCGCGGGCGGCGTCGAACGCGCGTTCGAGTGCGCCGCCCCGGCCGAGGCGTTCGTCGCTGTGGTAGTGTCGAATCCGGTTGTCGTCGGCAGCGAGTCGGTCGGCGATGTCGGGCGTTCGGTCGTCACAGCCGTCCTCCGCGACGATGACTTCGTACGCGTCCGACGGGAGGAAGGTATCGAGCGTCTGGAGCGTCGTCCGCACCGTCTCCTCGATGGTGGCCTCCTCGTTGTACGCGGGGAGGACGACGCTCACCTCGACACCGCCGGACGAATCCATTTGCCGAGGATGGTCGGGCCGCGTTCAAGAACTTTCTGTCTGACCGCCCGTTTTTTGCCGCACACGACCCGACAGGAGGCATGGTAGACGCCACGATACTGAGTCTGGTCGCAGTGGTCGGCCTACTGATGGCGAGTGCCTTCTTCTCCAGTACGGAAATCGCCGTCTTCTCGCTGTCGGAGGCGTGGCTCGAGGAGCGCACCGCCGCGAAGGACCCGCGAGCGTCGATACTCGCGGAGCTCCGCGCGGACCCGCATCGCCTCCTCGTGACGCTGCTGGTCGGCAACAACGTCGTCAACGTCGCCATCTCCAGCATCCTCGCGGTGTTGCTGGCCGAGCGATTCACCGGCGAAGTCGCCGTCGTCCTCACCACCGTCGTCGCCAGCAGCGTCGTCCTCGTATTCGGCGAGATACTGCCCAAGGCCTACGGCCTCGGCAACGCCGAGGAGTGGTCGCTCACGACGGCGCGCCCGGTGTGGGTCGTCGAACGCCTCCTCTTTCCGGTCGTCATCGTCTTCGACTTCGTGACGCGGCGGGTGGGGAGCGTCGTCGGCGGCGACCCGGACATCGAGGAGCCGTACACGGACACGGCGGGTGGCGAAGGAGCGAAGTGAGCGGCGCGCCAACGCCGAGCCGTGAAAGAGTTCGAGCGCAAGCAACTCCTCGAACGCGTCAACCGTGAGGGGGCCACGGTCGGCGCCGACATCCCGGAGCGAATCACGGTGCAGGGCGATGAGGTGGACCTCCAGCAGTTCGTCTTCGAAATCAAGCGCCGCGATACGGTACCCGCGGGCGAGCGCGAACGGGTCGACCAAGCGAAAAAGAACCTCCGGCGCGAGCGCCTCCAGCGCCTCCAGAAAATCGAAGACGACGAGGTGAGCTACGCCGAGGGCGAGCGTCTGGTCGAGAGCATCATCGGTATCGACCGGGCGCTCAACGCCCTCGAACAGCTCGGTCCCGCGGACCTCGAACGCGAGGCGAAAGCCAAGGAAGCGGCGGACCGCAAGCGCTGGATGAGCTTCCTGAAGAAGGCGCTCGGCCACGAGGACGCCAGCCACAACACGCGGGGGCGGCTGTGAGCCGCAACGCCGAACTCGCCGACCGCTTCGAGGAGATGGCGGACCTCCTCGAAGCCCAAGACGTGGAGTTCAAACCGCGGAGCTACCGCCGCGCCGCAGAAAGCATTCGCGAGCATCCGACGCCGATAGAGGACTTGGCGACGGAGGGCGAGTCGGCGGTGAAAGACATCGAGGGCGTCGGCGACGCCATCGCGTCGAAGGCCGTCGAGTACGTCGAGACGGGAGAAATCGAAGAACTCGACGAACTGCGCGCGGACCTCCCCGTCGACATGGCGGCGCTCACGAGCGTCGAGGGCGTCGGCCCGAAGACGGTCGGCACGCTCTACGAGGCGCTCGGAATCACGACGCTCGACGAACTCGAAGCCGCGGCGCGCGACGGCGAGATTCAGGCGGTGTCGGGCTTCGGCCCCAAGACGGAGTCGAACATCCTCGAGAACATCCCCTTCGCCCGACAGGCACAGGAGCGCGAACTCCTCGGCGACGCACGCCCCATCGCCGAAGCGGTGCGTAACTACCTGCGAGACGCCGACCCGGTGGCGGAGGTAGCCATCGCGGGGTCGAATCGGCGGTGGCGCGAAACCATCGGCGACGTGGACGTCCTCGTCGCGAGCGCGGAGGCGGAGGGGGCCGTCGACGCCTTCCTCGACTGGGACGCGGGAGCAGAGCTCATCGAGTCGGGGCCGACGAAAGCCAGCGTCCGCGCGCGTGGCATGCGCGTAGATTTGCGCGTCGTCGACCCCGCCGAGTTCGGGGCAGCGCTCCAGTATTTCACCGGGAGCAAGGACCACAACGTCCACCTCCGCAACCTCGCCATCGACCGCGACCTGAAGATGAACGAGTACGGCGTGTTCGACGTGAGCGACGTGGCCGAGGAGACGGAGGGCCAACGCGCCGGGCGCCGGGTCGGCGGCGAGACGGAAGCGGAGATGTACGACGCCCTCGACCTACCGCTGATTCCCCCAGAACTCCGCGAGGACCGCGGCGAAATCGAGGCCGCGGCGGCGGGGGAGCTGCCCGACCTCCTCGAACCCGGGTCGCTCCGGGGCGACCTTCACACGCACACCGAGTGGTCGGACGGGAGCCAGTCCATCGAGTCGATGATAGCGGCAGCGGCCGACCGGGGCGACGACTTCCTCTGTGTCTCCGACCACGCCACCGGCCCGGGGATGGTCGGCGGCGTCGGCCTCGACGACGACGAACTCCGCGAGCAGATGGACGCCGTGGCGGAAGCGGCGGCGGACACGGACCTCACCGTCTTCCACGGCGTCGAGGCCAACATCGATGCCGACGGCGACCTCTCGGTCGGGGACGACGTACTCGCGGAGTTGGACGTGGTCATCGCGTCGCCCCACAGCGGCCTCGGGGCGGACCGCGACGCCGCGACCGACCGCCTCGTGGCCGCGGTGGAACACCCCGAGACGGACGTTCTCGGCCATCCCACGGGCCGACTCATCAACGACCGGCCGGGACTCGCGCCCGACCTGGACCGACTCGCGACGGCCGCCGCCGAGGCCGGCACGGCGCTGGAAGTGAACGCCAACCCGCACCGACTCGACCTGAACGACGAGGGGGTGCGGACCGCCGTGGAAGCGGGGGCGACGATTACCATCAACACCGACGCCCACAGCGGCGAGGAACTGGCGCTACGGCGCTACGGCGTCCACACGGCGCGGCGTGGGTGGGCCGAAGCGGAGGACGTACTCAACACGCGGTCGCCCGACGACCTAGCCGCGTGGCTGAGCTGATGGCTCGCTTTCTCTGCGACGCGATGCTCGGCAAGCTGGCGCGCTACCTCAGGATGTGCGGCCACGACACGGCGTACGCCCTCGACCGAGACATCGAGGCCGACGACGCACTCGCACGGCTCGCACGCGAGGAGGACCGCCGACTCGTCACGCGCGACGCCGACCTCGCGGCGCGGACGGAGGATGCGATTCGACTCTCGGCGACAGACATCGAGGGGCAGTTGTGCGAACTCGATGTCGCGGGGGTTCGACTCTCGCTCCCCGAGACGCCGCGTCGGTGCGGTCGGTGTAACGGGGCGCTAGCAGCAGTGAGCGAGGAGGCGTCGACGCCGAACGACGTGCCCGACCCGGCGGCGGCGGCCGTCTGGCGGTGCGAGCGGTGCGGCCAGCACTTCTGGCGGGGGAGTCACTGGGACGACGTGCGGGCGCGTCTCCGCGGGGTGACCGGCGACCGCAAGGGTTGAGCGTCAGGAGTGCGACGACTCGGTCGATGCGCGAGTGTCGATACTGCGGCGAGACGTTCGACGACGAGGGAGCCCACGACGACCACCTCAAGGCGGAACACGCCGACGAACTGGGCCCGATAGACCGGCGACGGCTCTCCGTCGACGACGACGAGGGCAGGGTCAGTCTCCGCATGGTCGCACTCGGCGTCGTCGTCCTCCTCGCGGGCGTCGTGGTGGTGTACGCGACGCTCATGGGGAGCGAGGGAGCGAGTCGGCCGATCGAACCGACCGACGTCGGGGCGGTCCACTACCACGGAACGATCAACGTGACCATCGGGAACCAGTCCGTCGACTTCAGCCAGCAGCGGTTCCAGTACGAATCTACGAACGTCGACGCCTTCCACTTCGAAGGCGGTGACGGGTCGGAGTGGCACGTCCACGCCCGAAGCGTCACGCTCCAGTGGGCGATGGCGACTATCGGACTGGAAGTGACCGACGAGACGGTGACTGCCGACGGCGAAACCTACGGCGACGACCCGGACGAGACGGCCATCGTCGAGGTGAACGGGTCACCGGTCGAACCCTCGACGTACATCCTGCAAGAAGGCGACCACATCCGCATCGTCGCGCGTTAGCGCCCGTTCCAGTCCTCGCAGGCGTCCATGTCGGCCATGACGCCGTCGTGGTGACCACAGTAGGGCTGGATGCCGCGTTCGGTGCGGACGTATTCGAAGTGCTCGCAGTTGCCGCAGTAGCGGTCCGCGGCGTCGGTGGACGCACTCGTCGCCGACGTGGATTTCCACACTTCGTCGTCGGAGTCGGTCGAAGGCGAGGGGGGCGTCGTGGTGTCGCCACCAGCGGAGGATTGAGACGACGAGACGGACGCGACTTCGTGAACGATTTCGTCGTTGGAGCCGCCGTCGCTGACCTGCGTGCTGACGGTGCCGGTCGGCCCGGACGTGGTGCCGCCGAGGCCGACGCTCCCCATGGACTTCGAGCGGTCGACTTCGACCACCTTCGTCTCACCCTGTCGTGTCACTTCCATCGTGACGGTGCCGCCCGGGTCGTTTCGCGTCTTGAAGTTGGCGATGCCGACGAACAGACACCAGAAGGTGGTGAGCGCGCCGAGGAAGTAGACGCTGACGGTGGGGAGGGTCAGGTCGACCATGCCGGGAGCACAGTTGGCGCCCGACCACCGGCACGGGTAGGCGTGCGCGAAGAGGGCGACGCCGAGGACGGCGACGCTGGCGCCGATGCCCGCGGCGGCACGCGTCGAACGCTCGGCGGGCAAGACGGCCGAGATGCCGAGGAAGACAGCGGGCACGCCGAGTCCGGCGAGGATGCCGCCGTACTCGCGCACCTCAAACAGCGTGGTGCCACCCCCGAGCAGTACGTCGGTCGTCGCGACGACGATGCCGGCGACGACGAGGACGATACCCACGACGAACAGCGCCGCGCCTGCGTAGATCTGCCGGAGACTCGGACCGTTCCTGTCGTCTCCGTGGTAGACCTCCCCGAGACTGGTCATAGTCGGTGATACAGCAGCCCGACACAAAACCCTACGTCAGACGGGCGTGTGACGGCTCGCGACCGGAATCGACGATTCGACGGGTCCGAAGCCATTAACTCGCGGGGCACAGTAGCGACGCGCATGAGTGAGGATACGGACGAAGAGGCGGAACCCGCGGTCGAACTCGGCGAGGGCGAACCCGTCGAGGGGGCGCCCCTCGCGCGGGTGGCGTCGCGACTCACCTGGCCCCAAGAGGCGAGTCGAGTCCGGGACAAGGAAGGCGACGCGACGGTGCGGACGCCCGACGGCCCCCGCACGCTCGACTCGATTCTCGACGACGTCGACGAGACGTACTTCGATACGCGACAGACGTTCCTGTCGACGGTCCGGTCGGTAATCGGAACCGGCCCCGTCCCCGTCGCCGACGAGTAGACGTGCCCGTCGTGACCGGGCATCGTACAGGACGGACGACGATACACCGGGAATGACACGCGAGGACTCCTACGAGGTGCGCGTCGTGCGACCCTCGTGGGTCCGGGCGTCGCTCCTTCTCGGCGCCGGCCTCGCCGTCGTGTGGTCGCTCTGGACCGTCCCGCCAGCGCGTCTCGACGCCCGCCTCGTCCGCGACGTGGTGGTCTTCATCGCGGCGCCGAGCCTGCTCGCGTTCGCCTACGGCCGGGGTCTGGGCTGGCGAGTCGACCGGCGCACCCTCCGCAACACCGTCGCTCTCGCCGCGTTCGTCGTCCCCTTCTACGTCGTCGGGTCGTCGTTGCCCACGATTCGGGCGTACTACCCGATGTGGGAGACGGGGACGGCGCTCGCCGCCTTCCTCCCGCACGCAGTCGCGCAGTTCGTCGTCGCGGCCGCCGCCGAGACGTACTACCGGGGGTTGCTCTGCGTGGGCGTGCGCGAGATGGGCTTCAAGAGCGTCTTCATCAGCCCCGTCGTCTACGCACTCCATCACGTCCACAAGCCGCCGGTCGAACTCCTGTTGGCGGCGCCGACGGACGTCCTCTTCGGCGCCGTCGACTACCGGAGCGAGTCGGTGCTTCCCTCGGTCGTCGCCCACGGTATCGGCCTCGCCCTCCTCGACTGGCTGGTGTTACATCCGCCTCTCGTCCCGACGGCGACGGTGATGCGGGCGCTCTCGTGGCTCCCCATTCCGCTGTAATTTCGCTGTGGGTTTATGTCGGTGAGCGGCGTCTGTCGACATATGGCAACCTTCGAACACGTCCTGGTACCGGTCGACGGGAGCGAGGCGGCGCGGCGGGCGGCAGAACACGCAATCGACCTCGTGTCCGATACCGGCGGGCGCGTGACGGCGCTGTACGTCATCGATATGGGCGACGCCGACTACGTGGCGGTGCCGAGCGACATCGCCGAGACGAAAAAGCGCATCCGAAAGAAAGGCGAAGAGCTCACGGCCGAAATCGAGGAGCTGGCGGCCGCCGAGGGCGTCGACTGCGAGACGGCCGTCGTCACGGGCATCGCCGACGAGGCCATCGTCGCGTACGCCGAAGACAACGACGTGGACCTCATCGCGATGGGCAAACACGGCAAGCGCGACCCGGACAAACCACTCGTCGGCAACACGGCCCGCCGCGTCGTCCAAGAGTCGTCGGTCCCCGTCCACACGGTCTGAGAGTCGTGACTCACGACGAGTTATCCGGGAGCGTCACGTAGTCGGGGTATGGCACTCCCCATCAACCCGACAGTCGTCGAGAGCACGGACATCGGTGAACAGCGCGCGACGCTGGAGATGGACCACGAGGCGGCCGTCGAACACGTCCGCGAGACGTTCGAAGCCGCCGGCTTCGGCGTCCCCGTCGAGTTCTCGCCGTCCGACCTGCTCAACGAGAAACTCGACGCGGGCCGCGACCCCTACTACGTGCTCGGGGCGTGCAACCCCGAGATGGCCGACCGCGTCCTCGACGCCAGCGGCGGCCGACTCGGCGCGCTCATGCCCTGTAACGTCGTCATCTGGGAGGAAGAGCCGGGCGTCCAGACCGTCTATCACGTCAGCATCATGCGCATCGGGCGACTGCTGGGACTCGCGCCCGACGACGACGAGATGGCGGCCATCATCGCCGAGACGGGGACGATGGTCGACGCCGCCTACGAGGCACTCTAGAAGTCCGAGAGGGTGGTCTGGAGGCCGGCGACCATCGCGGACTTGCGGCGGAGCGCCCCCATCGACGTGGGGAGGTAGTCGACGACGCCCCGGACGGCGTCGGCGAGCGTCTCGGCCGTGGCGTGTTCGCCCTCGAAGGCGTGTCTGATTCCCTCGCGGACCTGCCAGACGCCGGCCGGCCCCCAGTAGTCGTCCGAGACGTGCCGGAGGACGAGACACTTCGCTTGCCGCCCCCTGTCTTCGAGGTGTTCGAGGACGGCGAGGCGGGCGGCGTGATAGGCGCCGGCCGTCTCCTCGACGTAGCCCGTCCGCCCCTCGTAGCCCTCGCGGTCGGCGGCGAGCCACATCCCCGCCTCGGGGTCGGGGTTCCAGACGCTGCCAGGCGCTTTCAGTTCGACGAGTTCGTACTCCCACTGACCGGGGGCGAGAATCACCCAGTAGGCGTTGCCGAGGAACTCGTTGCGGTGTATCTCCACCTCGTTCACGCTCTGGGCGTCACGGAGCGAGCCACGGAGGTACTGGCCCACGGTGTCGTCGACGGCGGTGATGGACCACCGCGTGGGGACGAGCCGGCGGTTTTCGCGCTGACCCAGCGCCCCCGCCGAGAGGATGGTGTTCACGTCGTAGACGTCGAAGCCTCGCCGATAGAGGTAGTTGATGGCGCCCTCGGCGTTCCAGTCGTCGTCTTCGAGCGTCTTCTTCACCGGGCGCGGGACGTGCGGGTTCTCGCCGAGCGTCGCCGACCGAGCGCTGGCGCTGGGGCCGGTGGGCGTCGAAACGCCGTCGGCGTCGAACTCGACCGTCGGGTCGCCGTCGAGGCCGATTTCCACGTCGACCGGGCGGTCCGCGATGGCGACTTCCCGCCCGACCCCGACGAAGCCGTCCCACGTGTCGTGGACGTCGACTGGCGAGGAGCGCCGGGAGTTGAGGAGACTGGTCCGGCGGCGGAACACCTCGTCCAAATCGACGCCCTCCTCGTACCACTCGCCGCTGGTGGCGAAGCGGGCGGCGTCGCCCTCGTTGCCGACGGGCGAGAGGATGCCCGTGGAGACGTTGGGGTAGTTCGAGCGACCGACGAAGATGGAGGGCGAGACGCTGCCGACGACGGAGTTGCCGGAGACAGTCTGTTCGACGCGGTCGGCGACCGATTCGACGTGGTCGAGGATTTCGTAGGATTTCTCCTGTGCGAGGCGCCGTCGCTCGGCGCGTTCGTTGGCCTCGATATCGACGAACTCGTCGAGGCGCATACCGGGGCTACCGGACGAGGCGGCTTGAACCTAACTGTGGATGCCCATCGCCTCGATTTGTTCCTGATACCGATTGCGGATGGTGACTTCGGTCACCTGCGCCACGTCGGCCACCTCGCGCTGGGTCTTCTTCTCGTTACAGAGCAGCGAGGCCGCGTAGATGGCCGCGGCGGCGTAGCCGGTCGGCGACTTCCCCGAGAGCAGGCCCTTCTCCGCCGTCTCCTCGATGATTTCGTTGGCCTTCGACTGCACCTCCTCGCTCAGCTCGAGTTCCGAACAGAAGCGGGGGACGTACTTCTTGGGGTCGACCGGCTTCATCTCCAGGCCGAGTTCCTGTGAGATGTAGCGGTAGGTGCGACCGATTTCCTTGCGTTCGACCCGAGATACCTCGGAAATCTCTTCGAGCGAGCGGGGAATGCCCTCCTTCCGACAGGCCGCGTAGAGCGCGGCGGTGGCGACGCCCTCGATGGAGCGCCCGCGAATCAGGTCCTCGTTGAGCGCGCGCCGATAGATGACGGAAGCCACCTCCCGGACGGAGCGCGGCACGCCCAGCGCGGAGGCCATCCGGTCGATTTCGGAGAGTGCGAACTGTAGGTTGCGCTCGCCCGCGTCCTTGGTTCGAATCCGCTCCTGCCACTTGCGCAGGCGGTGCATCTGCGAGCGCTTGCGCGAAGAAATCGAGCGCCCGTAGGCGTCCTTGTCCTTCCAGTCGATGGTCGTCGTCAGCCCCTTGTCGTGCATCGTCTGGGTGGTCGGGGCCCCCACCCGCGATTTCTCCTGTCGTTCCTTGTGGTTGAACGCCCGCCACTCCGGACCTGGGTCGATTTGCTCCTCTTCGATGATGAGTCCGGTTTCTTCGTGAATCAGTTCGCCGTCGGCCGTTCTGACGAGGTCTTCTGGGTCGAGATCGTCGAGATCAACGTCGTCGTCGGTTTCCTGCTCGTCCTCGCCCTGCCATCGCGTCCGGTCGTCTCGCTGGCGGGTGGGCCGTGTCATCGCGTTTTTATAGTCGTATTTCGCTGTCACTTAAAACCTCGGCCGGGCCCGCACGCGTGCGGAACGAATACCCCTTTAGTCGGTACCGCGAAGCCCCGGCAATGCCGACTATCGAGAGTGATCCCGCGACGGCGAGACGACGGTTGGAAGACGCCGGCGTCGACGTCGAAACGGGCAACACGGACCACGAACGCTGGCGGGCGGAACGGGGCGACGCCGTCGCGGTGGCCTACGACGACAAAGTGGTCGTTCAGGGTGCGCGCCCGACGGACCTGACGGCGCTGCTGTCCGACGCGGGCGGCCGTGCCCACGTCTACTTCGACGGCGCGAGCCGCGGCAATCCCGGCCCGGGCGCCGTCGGGTGGGTCATCGTCTCCGGCGACGGCATCGTCGACGAGGGCAACGACACCATCGGCCGGACGACGAACAACCGCGCGGAGTACGAGGCCCTGATTCAAGCGGTCGAGGCCGCTCGGGACCACGGCTTCGACGAGATAGACGTCCGCGGCGACTCGGAGTTGATCGTCCGGCAGGTGCGCGGCGAGTGGAACACGAACGACCCCGACCTCCGAGAGCGTCGAGTCCGCGTTCGGGAGTTACTCGAAGCGTTCGACCGCTGGTCGCTGGAGCACGTACCGCGAGAGATAAACGACCGCGCCGACGAACTGGCAAACGAGGCACTCGACGATGTCTGACCTGCCACGCGAAGTCGTGACGACTGCGGAGCGCCTGACACGGCTCGCCCGCCGTGCGGTGGACGAACAGGAAGCGGCGGCGTACGAACGCGACCGCGACGAACGACTCGCCGAATACGGTTTCACCGCGCGCATTCGCGAGAGCGACGACACGCTCGTCCTCCACCCGTCGTCGTGGCTGGAAGACGGGACGGTCCAGATGGACCGGATCGAGGATACCGACCGCGCGGTCGAGGTGTCGCTCTCGGGGAGCGGTGACCCCGAATCGTGGGACACGGTCGAGGAACACAACGCCGCGGTAGTCGACCGCGTCGAGGAGCGGGCCGGCGAGATTCACGCCGAGAACGCCCGCGTGTTCGCCGACTTCATGGGCAACCACTACGCGCGCCAGATGGAGACGGCGACGGCAGAGGAACTGGAGGAGTTCCTTCGCGAGTACTATCCGCGGAACGCGTGGCCGAGCGACGAACAACAAGCGGTGGTGACGCAGTCGCTCGAATACGTGTTCGACGTGACAGAAACGGCGATGCCCGAAGTTACTGCTGTGCGTCGATAAGTTCGCGAACCGACTCGGCCCGGTCGTCGTCGGTGACGAACTTCGAGAGCTCCCAGTTCAGACGGTTGAGAACGGCGTCGCGGCCGTCCTCGGTCAGGGCGTACTGGTTGGTTCGCTTGTCGAGTTCGCTCTTCTCGACCAGTCCCATCTCGACGAGGTCGTCGAGGTTGGGGTACAGACGCCCGTGGTTGACTTCGGTGTCGTAGTACGATTCGAGCTGTCGTTTGATCGCCAGTCCGTACATCGCCTCCTCCGAGAGGATGACGAGGATGTTGTGCTGGAACGCGGTGAGGTCGCGAACGATGCCGGGCTCGTTGGTTACTGCTTGTGCCTCTGACATACAGAGAAACATGTCACGGGGATATTTAACCCTTCTCAACTCTACCGTCTGCGAGCGTCTCAATGCCCCTGAATGGAGAATTCGACGTTATCAATTGAAGACATATCGCTCATCGTACCAATCGTTCGTCACGCAGGTCGACGACTGCCCGGTCGTCAACGTGACTCGGCGCGTGCCCGGAACGGGGCGGCCGATACGGGGTGCCGGCCGCTCGAAGTAGTCACATATTCTCGGCCGTGGCTGTTCATGTACCTTTTCATTCGTGTTGCTCCGAACCCGAAAGGACTATTGTCCGCTTCTGCCGTCGTGTTCGTATGGTGAACCTGTGGCGAGACCTCGAACCCGGCCCGAACC
Proteins encoded in this window:
- a CDS encoding cobalamin-binding protein, translated to METPDRIVSLAPAATVTLQALGAADRLVGVTSHCRADLDAAVLGGWLDPDLDRLTDLDPDLVCTSDALQADVRDALRERGVRVHHVDAVTLSEVLDGFAELGAAVGRPAAGDRLAARSHERLERVRERATDDRPTVYCEEWADPPMAAGNWVPDVVEAAGGHYPFVDAGERSRAVSQAAVEAADPDHVVFHLCGRGTDVDPSQLAERGWEVDASVHVVDDALLNQPSPNLLDGAERLADLF
- a CDS encoding flippase-like domain-containing protein; translation: MDSSGGVEVSVVLPAYNEEATIEETVRTTLQTLDTFLPSDAYEVIVAEDGCDDRTPDIADRLAADDNRIRHYHSDERLGRGGALERAFDAARGDTLVYFDTDRATDMRHLEELVERVRSGDADVATGSRWMPGRVADRPAKRGVPSRAYNGLVRLFLRSSLCDHQCGFKAMSREAFVRLHRDIEDDHWFWDTELLVRAQRAGLTVEEFPVDWEPKGDTKVDLVRDVFGMGSQILRLWWQLSVSPRITRRVSIAASVLLTVVALALMTVYLDPQAVLRELEGADPAFVALAAVVYLLSWPLRGARYRDILGELGYDERLGFLTGVVFISQTGNLVVPARLGDGVRAYVVKARRGIPYPTGFASLAVERVFDLLTITVLGGTVFIGFVLTGATDQVVDAVSAGVPGVDPRSARVALTVAVGVAMAALLAVAAIVVSARRDDNLIRRVVTRVSSDSYADYVAGVLEGFVSGVQTVAADRGAFVRVGASSLAIWTLDVVTAALVLAAFDVPLAPSTLVAVSFFAVSVGNLAKVLPLSPGGIGLYEAAFTLLVAGLTPVSGVTAFGAAVLDHAVKNLVTVAGGGISMLALNVSLTSAVDEASGSTPAADADTADPDVD
- a CDS encoding CNNM domain-containing protein: MVDATILSLVAVVGLLMASAFFSSTEIAVFSLSEAWLEERTAAKDPRASILAELRADPHRLLVTLLVGNNVVNVAISSILAVLLAERFTGEVAVVLTTVVASSVVLVFGEILPKAYGLGNAEEWSLTTARPVWVVERLLFPVVIVFDFVTRRVGSVVGGDPDIEEPYTDTAGGEGAK
- a CDS encoding DUF5788 family protein, translating into MKEFERKQLLERVNREGATVGADIPERITVQGDEVDLQQFVFEIKRRDTVPAGERERVDQAKKNLRRERLQRLQKIEDDEVSYAEGERLVESIIGIDRALNALEQLGPADLEREAKAKEAADRKRWMSFLKKALGHEDASHNTRGRL
- the polX gene encoding DNA polymerase/3'-5' exonuclease PolX, coding for MSRNAELADRFEEMADLLEAQDVEFKPRSYRRAAESIREHPTPIEDLATEGESAVKDIEGVGDAIASKAVEYVETGEIEELDELRADLPVDMAALTSVEGVGPKTVGTLYEALGITTLDELEAAARDGEIQAVSGFGPKTESNILENIPFARQAQERELLGDARPIAEAVRNYLRDADPVAEVAIAGSNRRWRETIGDVDVLVASAEAEGAVDAFLDWDAGAELIESGPTKASVRARGMRVDLRVVDPAEFGAALQYFTGSKDHNVHLRNLAIDRDLKMNEYGVFDVSDVAEETEGQRAGRRVGGETEAEMYDALDLPLIPPELREDRGEIEAAAAGELPDLLEPGSLRGDLHTHTEWSDGSQSIESMIAAAADRGDDFLCVSDHATGPGMVGGVGLDDDELREQMDAVAEAAADTDLTVFHGVEANIDADGDLSVGDDVLAELDVVIASPHSGLGADRDAATDRLVAAVEHPETDVLGHPTGRLINDRPGLAPDLDRLATAAAEAGTALEVNANPHRLDLNDEGVRTAVEAGATITINTDAHSGEELALRRYGVHTARRGWAEAEDVLNTRSPDDLAAWLS
- a CDS encoding Mut7-C RNAse domain-containing protein, coding for MAELMARFLCDAMLGKLARYLRMCGHDTAYALDRDIEADDALARLAREEDRRLVTRDADLAARTEDAIRLSATDIEGQLCELDVAGVRLSLPETPRRCGRCNGALAAVSEEASTPNDVPDPAAAAVWRCERCGQHFWRGSHWDDVRARLRGVTGDRKG